A stretch of the Erpetoichthys calabaricus chromosome 3, fErpCal1.3, whole genome shotgun sequence genome encodes the following:
- the lclat1 gene encoding lysocardiolipin acyltransferase 1, whose product MASVRGLYFLATLFLGSFFGSVFMLGPFLPLMFFSQPGTRWLTDRIVATWLTLPVALLEMVFGAKVVITGDGFIPGERSVIIMNHRTRLDWMFLWNCLLRYSYLRLEKICLKAPLKAVPGFGWAMQVAAFIFIQRRWEEDRHHMEAMLDYFCDIREPLQLLLFPEGTDLTPNTQARSDEFAEKNGLQRYEYVLHPRTTGFTFIVERLRRGDNLDAIHDITVAYPQNIPQTERHLLTGHFPREIHFHVRRYPVASLPGGPEELQRWCQERWHEKERRLQEFYTGERRFDGTGRSRIPPCKSELRVLLIKVASLLYWSAFIALSFAGLYWSAALRCYCAALVLFFVGQQKLWGGLELLELACHRHVRRKAASAKSE is encoded by the exons ATGGCATCAGTACGAGGTCTCTACTTCCTGGCCACCCTGTTCCTGGGCAGCTTTTTTGGCAGTGTCTTTATGCTGGGCCCCTTCCTGCCCCTGATGTTCTTCTCCCAGCCTGGTACCCGCTGGCTCACAGACCGCATTGTTGCCACATGGCTCACTCTGCCCGTG GCTCTCCTGGAAATGGTGTTTGGGGCAAAGGTGGTGATCACGGGTGACGGCTTCATCCCTGGCGAGCGCAGCGTCATCATCATGAACCACCGCACCCGCCTGGACTGGATGTTCTTGTGGAACTGCCTTCTGCGCTACAGCTACCTGCGACTGGAGAAGATCTGCCTTAAGGCCCCCCTGAAGGCCGTGCCCGGCTTCG GGTGGGCCATGCAAGTCGCAGCCTTCATTTTCATCCAGAGGAGGTGGGAGGAGGACCGCCACCACATGGAGGCCATGCTGGACTACTTCTGTGACATCCGGGAGCCCCTGCAGCTGCTGCTCTTTCCGGAGGGAACTGACCTCACAC CCAACACTCAGGCCCGCAGTGACGAGTTTGCGGAGAAGAACGGCCTGCAGAGATACGAGTATGTGCTTCACCCCCGGACCACCGGCTTCACCTTCATCGTCGAGCGGCTGCGCAGAG GTGACAATCTGGACGCCATCCACGACATCACGGTGGCATACCCGCAGAACATCCCTCAGACGGAGCGCCACCTCCTGACCGGCCACTTCCCGAGGGAGATCCACTTCCACGTGCGCCGCTACCCTGTGGCCTCGCTGCCCGGCGGGCCCGAAGAGCTGCAGCGCTGGTGCCAGGAGCGCTGGCACGAGAAGGAGCGCCGCCTGCAGGAGTTCTACACGGGCGAGCGCCGCTTCGACGGCACGGGCCGCAGCCGCATCCCCCCCTGCAAGTCGGAGCTGCGCGTGCTGCTCATCAAGGTGGCCTCGCTGCTCTACTGGAGCGCCTTCATCGCGCTCTCCTTCGCCGGCCTCTACTGGAGCGCCGCCCTGCGCTGCTACTGCGCCGCCCTCGTGCTCTTCTTCGTCGGCCAGCAGAAGCTCTGGGGCGGCCTGGAGCTCCTCGAGCTCGCGTGCCATCGCCACGTGCGGAGGAAGGCCGCCTCGGCCAAGAGCGAGTGA